Below is a window of Candidatus Dependentiae bacterium DNA.
CGGCAGCGCTTCTTCTGGAAACTTATACGATAGTTTTGATGAAATTCAATACTGAGCAATTACTTAATAATCCACAATATTCGCAATTCGCACGAGAAGCTAGAGAACAACTTAAAGATCTAACCAAACTAAAAGCCCAGATACCAAATTTTGACGATCTTGCTGGCAGCTTAGAGCTTTATCTTGCAATTCAGGCAGCAAATGATGAAATAACTCACACTGCAAAAGTTCCAACATCGCGTGAAAAAAGCTCACGATATTCTTTTGCTCTTGCAGGGTTAATGAATATCAAAAAACCAATGCTCAAAGGTGATCGCATTATCCTTAACAATGTAATCATGAAACTGTATCAACTTTTGGTAGAAACCCACAAAACTGAGCCGGATATTCTAGATGAAACAGTGCAAAAAGCACTAAATTTTATCGCTATAAGAAAAGATGACATTGATACTGCAAGCATAGAATATCGGACTTTAATTAAAACGATAAAAGACGCGCAAGTAGTAAATCTGCCTGAAAAACCAGTAACAAATTCATTGAAGGAAGCGCTTGAAAATCTTGCTTTAATGTTATTGAATCTCGAAGCAAAATTACCGTAGTGCACAAAAGCATTTAATAAAGTTTCTCATGCAGCGCTCGCCCTGAGTGAACGCGCTTCGCGTTGGTATCGAAGGGTAAAAAATATCATAAATAGGTATCGCCAAACTCCTGCCGCACTTTTTGCACTAATTCTTTTACTTTTTCCACTTCAGAGCGTTTAATAATAACGATTGCATCATCAGTTTCCACAACGCACAAATCATCTACGCCAACAAGCCCAATAATCTTTTTGGTTCCAGAAACTAAATTATTTTGCGAATCAATCGAAACTATTCGTTGCATTTCGGTCGCCGAGCTAAGAAGTAGAAATGTTTCCATATTACCTACATCAGACCAACCAAATTGAACGGGAGCTACAAAAACATTTTTGCTTTTTTCCAATACCGCATGGTCGATCGAAATATTTGGGCATTTTGCATAAGCGGCTTCATCACCATTAAATGCTGCGTACACGCAATCGTAAACTGCCGGTGCATAGTTCTTAAACGCATCAATAAATGATCGAGCCGTTCCACAAAAAATACCAATATTCCAAAGCATATATTGATTGCGCAAATAACTATGCGCGGTATCTTTATTCGGTTTTTCATGAAAACGTTGAACTGGATAAATTGCAGGATTATTGCGCGATCCGGGTACATATTCGATATACCCATAGCCAGTTGCCGGGTGCGTTGGATGTAAACCAAGAAGCGTTATGCCAGGATTTTTCAATGCAAATGCTGCCGCATCTGCTAAATGCTCGCGTAGCATATGAGGATCGGCAATATAATGATCTGCTGGTACAAAAACCAATACAGCATCTGGATCTCTTGCAGCGATTTGTAAACACGTGAGCAAAATAGCGGGGCCTGTATTTCGCGAAATCGGCTCAGCAACAATCGTGCCAACTTTTTCGCGAGCAGTTTGATTCACCGCATTAAGTTGCTGCTTTGTGGTTACAATCATAAGTCGCTCACGAGAAATGAGCGGCGCTAAGCGATCGATTGTTTCATCTAAAAGTGAGCTTCCATTGCTCGCAAACGGTAATAACTGCTTTGGGCGATGCTCTCGGCTCAACGGCCACAACCGCTCCCCTTTGCCGCCAGCAAGAATGATCCCATAAATTGATGCCATCATTTCACCTTTGCTGTACATAAGCGGAGCGTTTAAAGAGACGATCATAAAAAAGAGAAAGAAATTTTTTAGCCGCTTCGGCCATAATATTGATCGATAATTTTGATTTTCCGTGCAATCGGCTTTGGGCGTGTATAGGAACTTCATCAATTTTTAACCCTGCTTTTTTAAAATAATAAATCGATTCCATGCAGAAAGAAAATCCACGCGAATCAAGATTTTCAAAAATATTCGGGTCGAGCGCGGCAACGCGATAAAGGCGAAATGCACCTGTACAATCAAAAGGCATACCAAGCCCCTTTGCTATGAGCCAGCGCCAAAAAAGGGTAAACGGCAGGCGAATTTTGCCCCAGCCGCTCATCTTTCCGCCAGAGGTATAACGGGAGCCTATGACGATATCTGCATCGTTCTTTTTTAAAAGAAGAAGTGGGATATATTTCGGATCGTGCGTAAAGTCTGCGTCCATAGTAATGAGATACTGATAATCTTTTTGGCGAGCATAGCGAAACGCTTCAATATGCGCAGTGCCCAAACCCAACTTACGCGATCGATGCATAACACGAACCGCGCTATCGTGCGCAGCAATCTTGGCAAGCACATCCCCAGTGCCATCGGGCGAATTATCATCGATAAAATAAAAATCTATTGGCAGGTTGAGATTTTTTATTTCTTGGTAGAGTTTTTGAACATTTTCGCGTTCGTTATAGGTAGGAACCGCGACGACGATTGAATTTTTTGATGTCATTGAGCTATCCATAAATTAGAAAGTGCTTGCTGATTATATTCACTTTTATTAAAAAGCTTATATAAAACAAGTATGCCAAATGATGCAAAAATAGTCAGCATCGGTTCGATAAGAAGCCGGTATCGCGCGCATCCATCGTGGCCTGTAACAAAAATAAAATAGCCGCAAAACGCCAGGAAAAATAACGCCAACCAGTACGCCCTTCTTTTTACAAGTACCGTAAGCCCGGCAATAATTAAAGCATAGCGAATAAAATTAAAAATAAACTCGGCCCATCCTATAACGATAACTATTCCATTCGTGGCGCCTCGAGCAATATAATTATTTAACTTTTCTATACCAGAGCCGTTGGCCGAAGATAATGAAGTGGGCGTACCCTTCAATTGCGGATTGAGGAGCAATTTTAACTGCGAAGTAAATAATCCACCAACTGTTTTGAGCATGCTCTCGCCCCAAAGCCGCATAACAAGAAACGGCTTTTTTCTCAGAAAATTAAAAAATTCTTGTTGCGCAGCTGCCCATCTTTTCGGGCTTGTTCGTTTATAGTGGCCGAACGTTGCATCAATTTCTTGATATGCCTGTTCGATCGTTATGCTTTGATCAGCACTTTTAAGCTTTGCTAAAAAATAGTAATAGATATTTTCTTGCATTGTCGGCGCAATTTGCGCAACGCCATACGTATAATAGTTATACGCAAGCAAAAGCGCCATCGGGATCCAAATATAAAAATTGATCATCCCAAAATATGAACGGTTTACCCGCGCTTGGGTAGGCAAAAATTTTAGCAACACCATAAAAATCGGTATAAAAAAAAGTGGCGTAGGCTTAATGATCAAACATAGGCCGAACGCACTGCTTGAGATCACCAACGATCGATATGATCCATTTACTAGAAATGAGATCAAGCGCTCAAAAAAAAGTATGAGTAAAAAAGTAGCTATCGTTTCGGTTAAAATAAATTGTGCAAGAACTAAAAATCCGATATTTATGCACCCTAAAAAAAACGCAATTCGGCCCGCAAACGCACCAAAAAGCTGCGCAGATGCGGACCAAATTAAAAAACAAATTCCCAGCGTTAAAAGAACCTGTAATAAAATTATGAGTTGATAATGCGCACCGAAAATCGCATAAATCGCTCCCATAATAAGCGGATAACCAATAACTTGAACTGGTATATCCGTGCGACCCGGATCTTTTAACTGATAATTCTGCGCAAAATTTATCGCAATACGTTCATAACCGTATGAATCTAGATCAAAATGCTGATCTTTTTGCGGCGCTGCAAGCCAAAGAATGCTTGAAAGAAAAATAACAGTCGCCGCTCCTACTAGTGCAATTATTTTATCCGCAGAAAGTACTCCGTTCATCTGAGCTCTTTAGTTCCGCCACCTGCACACGCTAGTTGATCAATTACGAGCGTAATATGCGCAACGTTATAAAGCCGCTCAAGAGAGATCGGTGCATTAAATATTGGCTCTTTAAGCGCACCAAAGAATTGATTAATTAATTCTTCATGCCCTTTATCGGGAGAATTGGTCGTTTCATTAAATGAACGTGGCAATCCGTACCCAACAAGCGTTTTATAATCATCCATCACAATAGATTTTGAATCATAAAAGAGTTCCATACGCTCTTTACCAAGGCCACTATGCCCGAGCGCTGTATACATGAGCGTACAAACAGATCCATCAGCAAAACCGATTTGTGATGAAAAGTTATCGGTCGGAAAGAGATCGTCATTTGATGGCTTAATCGATTCAACAGAAACAGATACTGGCTGCGAATCGGTCAGATAACAAAAGAGATCAAAGATGTGGCACGCTTCGCCAATAATTCTTCCTGCACCAACTTCGGTTTGCACCCAATGATCTTTTGGGATAAATCCTGCATTCATACGATAGTGAATTAGTAATGGTGAAGTACGCTGTTTTATTGTGCGTTTAATTTTCTGCACAAACGGCGCAAATGAACGATTATAGTCCACCGTAAACGGCGCTGCACTATTTTTTTTCAGAAAATCGTATAAACGGTCAAGTTGATCAAAATCGGTAACCATCGGTTTTTCTAAAAATACCGCTTTGCCTCGCTCGAGCGCCGAAAGCGCTTGATCGCAATGATATTTGTGTGGCGACGCAATCACCACAGCATCAACCGCATCTTGCTCAAAAAGGGAACAATCTTTGGTGAACGGTCCGCACTTTGCATCATAAATTTTCGATGTGGTTATTCCGTTTGCAGTATTGGGATCAACGACCGCGTTAATATTTACATTTTTAATGCGCGCAATAAGAGGCATTAATTTTATTTTTGCAAAGCCTCCAGCGCCAATTACACCCACACGAATATTATCTTTTATTGCGGGAATAAATTTAATTTCTCTCGTTTCTTGGGCACTATTTTCTTTTTCTTGATAAGCAATTTGCGAAATCAGATCTTGATCTGAATGATTAAAATCTATCACAACGCCAAGCGCTTTTTTCTCGCGTAAAAGAGCGTATCCTTTTTGCGCATCATCAACGGCAAGCGATGCGCTAATAAGCGGATCGATCTGTAAGCTACCTTGCTCGATGAGCGATACGAATGCTTGCATGTTTCGATTTTCAGTCCAACGAACATAGGCGTATGGATAATCGACGCCATCTTTTTCATATGATGCATCGTATCTTCCAGGGCCATATGAACAAGAAATCAGAAAATCGATCTCTTTTTGATAAAGTGGTGCACGTTCAAGCGCAAGCCCAACATCACCAACAACAATTACTTTTCCTTTTTTGCGCGTTATTTCCATCGCTTGCTGAACAAGCGCATTACTACTGCTCGCCGCAGCAATAATCGTGCTATCAACTCCTTGGTGAGCCGTCAGAGCATTCAATTCGGTTTGTAGCGATTGCTC
It encodes the following:
- a CDS encoding mannose-1-phosphate guanylyltransferase: MMASIYGIILAGGKGERLWPLSREHRPKQLLPFASNGSSLLDETIDRLAPLISRERLMIVTTKQQLNAVNQTAREKVGTIVAEPISRNTGPAILLTCLQIAARDPDAVLVFVPADHYIADPHMLREHLADAAAFALKNPGITLLGLHPTHPATGYGYIEYVPGSRNNPAIYPVQRFHEKPNKDTAHSYLRNQYMLWNIGIFCGTARSFIDAFKNYAPAVYDCVYAAFNGDEAAYAKCPNISIDHAVLEKSKNVFVAPVQFGWSDVGNMETFLLLSSATEMQRIVSIDSQNNLVSGTKKIIGLVGVDDLCVVETDDAIVIIKRSEVEKVKELVQKVRQEFGDTYL
- a CDS encoding polyprenol monophosphomannose synthase codes for the protein MTSKNSIVVAVPTYNERENVQKLYQEIKNLNLPIDFYFIDDNSPDGTGDVLAKIAAHDSAVRVMHRSRKLGLGTAHIEAFRYARQKDYQYLITMDADFTHDPKYIPLLLLKKNDADIVIGSRYTSGGKMSGWGKIRLPFTLFWRWLIAKGLGMPFDCTGAFRLYRVAALDPNIFENLDSRGFSFCMESIYYFKKAGLKIDEVPIHAQSRLHGKSKLSINIMAEAAKKFLSLFYDRLFKRSAYVQQR
- a CDS encoding bi-domain-containing oxidoreductase, with amino-acid sequence MRQVFLEKGLITIKEVCEPVLDDHLIMIQVHYSCISPGTENATIANASPQNMLLSNIPMKVAKVLQSIATNGVQGTKALIRERFAGNLQALGYSCSGTVIAVGKKITKFRSGDYVACAGAGLANHADVVCVPENLVVKVSDKSFLKQASYTTLGAIALQGVRRAQPQLGDVVAVIGLGLLGQLTVQLLKNSGCTVIGVDLMPDRLDLAKKLGADYVFNSAEQSLQTELNALTAHQGVDSTIIAAASSSNALVQQAMEITRKKGKVIVVGDVGLALERAPLYQKEIDFLISCSYGPGRYDASYEKDGVDYPYAYVRWTENRNMQAFVSLIEQGSLQIDPLISASLAVDDAQKGYALLREKKALGVVIDFNHSDQDLISQIAYQEKENSAQETREIKFIPAIKDNIRVGVIGAGGFAKIKLMPLIARIKNVNINAVVDPNTANGITTSKIYDAKCGPFTKDCSLFEQDAVDAVVIASPHKYHCDQALSALERGKAVFLEKPMVTDFDQLDRLYDFLKKNSAAPFTVDYNRSFAPFVQKIKRTIKQRTSPLLIHYRMNAGFIPKDHWVQTEVGAGRIIGEACHIFDLFCYLTDSQPVSVSVESIKPSNDDLFPTDNFSSQIGFADGSVCTLMYTALGHSGLGKERMELFYDSKSIVMDDYKTLVGYGLPRSFNETTNSPDKGHEELINQFFGALKEPIFNAPISLERLYNVAHITLVIDQLACAGGGTKELR